A stretch of Shewanella dokdonensis DNA encodes these proteins:
- a CDS encoding methyl-accepting chemotaxis protein — MRVNQPVTQKEKQLSDTSILLSTTDLKGTIKYVNKDFVDVSEFTEDELRGQPHNIVRHPDMPSAAFESLWRRVKSGKPWMGIIKNRTKSGSHYWVNAYVSPVLEEGKLHEFQSVRHSASPEQIASASNIYQQLNQGKTPAALRPARLGFARGLQLSGVLSLLLGFASAWISPWLGLAVAVCVWLLLSQWQLSAFFALVKKSRNVIDDPLARAVYCGRQDELGQLSLAMTYLVAETGGVIGRMADSAYAISEESINLQQTLRANAERAEGQSEQTRQAGAAMSEMTASFNEVGSNVQNANEEMNASLTATQAGHDSLQKVISAIGVVNQRVRDFAVLVESIQKDSAAISEVLDVIHAIADQTNLLALNAAIEAARAGEAGRGFAVVADEVRHLASRTSESTSHIESIIKQFQQTTNNAGNQIKAGESEAQHSVDLAEEANQAFEALKHSINRLGEMSEANAAALQQQALVSEEINRSIVLISDLASESNQQTSEAVGRSEQVSRLSVKTRHLSEQFWHQSVRRK, encoded by the coding sequence ATGCGCGTAAATCAACCCGTCACCCAAAAAGAAAAGCAGCTTTCTGATACCAGTATTCTTCTTTCTACCACCGATCTTAAAGGCACTATTAAATATGTGAACAAAGATTTTGTGGATGTCAGTGAATTTACCGAAGACGAGTTACGCGGGCAGCCGCATAACATTGTGCGTCATCCTGATATGCCATCAGCCGCCTTTGAAAGTCTTTGGCGCCGGGTTAAATCTGGTAAGCCGTGGATGGGAATTATTAAAAACCGTACTAAAAGTGGCAGCCACTACTGGGTAAATGCTTATGTCTCGCCCGTGCTGGAAGAGGGCAAACTTCATGAATTTCAATCGGTGCGCCACAGCGCTAGCCCAGAACAGATAGCGTCTGCCAGCAACATCTACCAACAATTGAATCAAGGTAAAACCCCCGCGGCACTGCGTCCTGCACGTTTGGGGTTTGCACGTGGGTTACAATTGTCGGGGGTGCTCAGCCTGCTGTTAGGATTCGCCAGTGCTTGGATTTCTCCTTGGTTAGGGCTGGCTGTCGCGGTCTGTGTATGGTTGCTGTTAAGTCAGTGGCAGTTATCTGCTTTTTTCGCACTGGTGAAAAAGTCCCGCAACGTTATTGATGATCCCTTGGCTAGAGCTGTGTACTGCGGGCGTCAGGATGAACTGGGACAACTGAGCTTGGCGATGACTTATCTGGTGGCCGAGACTGGCGGTGTTATCGGGCGGATGGCCGATTCTGCCTATGCTATCAGTGAAGAGAGCATCAACTTACAACAAACGCTACGGGCCAATGCCGAGCGTGCCGAGGGGCAGAGTGAACAAACCCGGCAAGCCGGGGCGGCAATGTCTGAAATGACGGCCAGTTTTAATGAAGTGGGCAGTAATGTGCAAAATGCCAATGAAGAAATGAATGCCAGCTTAACGGCGACTCAGGCGGGCCATGACAGTTTGCAAAAAGTGATCTCGGCGATTGGCGTTGTGAACCAACGGGTGCGTGACTTTGCGGTATTGGTGGAGTCAATCCAGAAAGATAGCGCGGCTATCAGCGAGGTGCTGGATGTTATTCACGCTATTGCGGATCAGACTAACTTGCTGGCACTTAATGCCGCTATCGAAGCTGCGCGAGCAGGTGAAGCCGGCCGTGGATTTGCGGTGGTCGCCGATGAAGTACGGCACCTGGCTAGCCGTACCAGCGAATCCACCAGCCATATTGAAAGCATCATTAAACAGTTCCAGCAGACGACCAATAATGCCGGAAATCAGATAAAAGCTGGCGAGAGCGAAGCCCAGCATTCAGTAGATCTGGCGGAAGAAGCCAATCAAGCATTTGAAGCGTTGAAGCATTCTATCAATCGGCTTGGTGAGATGAGCGAAGCGAATGCTGCCGCCTTGCAGCAGCAAGCCTTGGTATCGGAAGAGATTAATCGGTCAATTGTGCTGATCAGCGATCTCGCGAGTGAAAGTAACCAACAGACATCAGAAGCGGTGGGCCGTAGTGAACAGGTTAGCCGTTTGTCGGTGAAAACCCGTCATTTGTCGGAGCAGTTCTGGCATCAGAGTGTGCGACGCAAATGA
- a CDS encoding winged helix-turn-helix transcriptional regulator: MKQPTPETGLAAQMQRGNLFSDRCPSREVLKHVTSRWGVLVLLALLNGEQQRFSALKRKILGVSEKMLAQTLQQLESDGFVERTVFPVVPPHVEYTLTTSGVLIARQVVGLADWIEENIDHVLKAQQQYQEQQTSGPQHWQS; this comes from the coding sequence ATGAAACAACCAACCCCTGAAACTGGTTTAGCGGCACAGATGCAACGGGGCAACCTGTTTTCAGACAGATGCCCATCACGGGAAGTGCTTAAACACGTCACCAGCCGTTGGGGAGTTCTGGTATTACTGGCGCTATTGAATGGAGAGCAGCAGCGATTCAGCGCGTTGAAACGCAAGATCCTCGGCGTCAGTGAAAAAATGCTAGCACAAACACTACAACAGTTAGAGAGTGACGGCTTTGTAGAACGTACGGTTTTCCCCGTCGTGCCACCGCATGTGGAATACACGCTAACCACTAGCGGTGTGCTCATTGCCCGTCAAGTTGTGGGGTTAGCCGATTGGATTGAGGAAAACATAGATCACGTTCTTAAAGCACAACAGCAATACCAAGAGCAGCAAACATCCGGCCCACAACACTGGCAATCGTGA
- a CDS encoding substrate-binding periplasmic protein, with protein MNSRATRIALLLSMLLTFPVVAATEHPTVASITNDAWPPFIDVDGRIIDVDGRNGLALDIVTTALQTQGVTLQVTIKPWARAMRDVVDGRNDLLLATWKSEDRQQILLFSEPYLQNRLRFIKRVGDPFEYHDLASLRGKRVGIVRDYSYTGEFAKSHNFIREPHQDLLANLRMLAAKRLDLTLEDEIVASYRFYQLKLADRYQFTGPPLTIQNLYLSAGIDNPRSQALISAFNQGLKLIMDDGRYEQILARYGSMLHSNQMPEIIRPSTNPAAHRPLMEASMYVSTASPTSHLNMPWWHLPGAL; from the coding sequence ATGAATAGCCGCGCCACCCGGATTGCCCTACTGCTGTCAATGTTGCTGACCTTTCCGGTTGTGGCGGCGACTGAACATCCCACAGTGGCATCAATCACTAACGATGCCTGGCCACCATTTATTGATGTGGATGGCCGAATTATTGATGTGGATGGCCGAAATGGACTCGCACTCGACATCGTCACAACAGCACTGCAAACGCAAGGAGTGACACTGCAAGTCACTATCAAGCCCTGGGCCAGGGCGATGAGGGATGTGGTTGACGGTAGAAACGATCTGTTGCTCGCAACATGGAAGTCAGAGGATAGACAGCAGATTTTGCTGTTTTCTGAACCTTACCTGCAAAATCGGCTACGTTTTATCAAACGGGTTGGCGATCCATTTGAATATCATGATCTGGCGTCACTGCGCGGAAAAAGAGTGGGTATCGTGCGGGACTACAGTTATACCGGGGAATTTGCTAAGAGCCATAACTTTATCCGCGAACCTCATCAGGATCTTCTGGCAAACCTGCGGATGCTGGCGGCGAAACGGCTGGATCTAACGCTGGAAGATGAGATCGTGGCCAGTTACCGCTTTTATCAGTTAAAACTGGCAGACCGTTACCAATTCACCGGTCCGCCACTGACAATACAAAATCTGTACCTATCTGCTGGCATCGATAATCCCAGGAGTCAGGCGCTGATCAGCGCGTTCAATCAGGGCCTGAAACTGATCATGGACGATGGACGCTATGAACAGATCCTGGCCCGTTACGGTTCAATGCTGCATTCCAATCAGATGCCGGAAATTATTCGCCCATCAACGAACCCGGCGGCCCATCGTCCCCTCATGGAAGCGTCGATGTATGTCAGTACAGCGTCGCCAACATCTCATCTGAATATGCCTTGGTGGCATCTCCCTGGCGCACTCTAG
- a CDS encoding S8 family serine peptidase, translating to MRSLYQAVAAAILLALGTTAVMANERYIVKFKDGKGPAVKAALHAQGAKLELELTRHNAAAFSLPAQALTGLSHNPNVEYVELDAKRYPMSQTVPYGIPLVQANQVSDAMTGDMKVCIIDSGYDLAHEDLSGNRVDGANDSGTGNWFTDENHHGTHVAGTIAALNNDVGVIGVNPNGNLNLFIVKVFNADGWGYSSGLVAALDTCEAAGANIINMSLGGSFKSRTEDAAFAAAETAGILSIAAAGNDGNSRYSYPASYNAVVSVAAVDANKQHAEFSQYNSQVELSGPGVGVLSSVPMGTALVAATTVANQDYLAIAMEGSPTGSASGTLMDCGTGESQCNAAGKVCLIQRGNISFADKVLACENGGGVAAIIYNNTAGMLNGTLGTTATAIPSIGVTAADGTAMLAAQGTLASVSIGPGNYAYFDGTSMATPHVAGVAALVWSQFPQCTNTQIRAILQVTAEDLDTAGRDNYTGFGLVQAKAAVDYLALHGCAVSNSGGNNGGGSTCKGKRCK from the coding sequence ATGCGGTCCTTATATCAGGCAGTGGCGGCAGCAATATTGCTGGCACTAGGCACCACTGCTGTCATGGCAAATGAGCGTTACATCGTTAAGTTTAAGGATGGAAAAGGGCCAGCGGTTAAAGCGGCACTGCATGCCCAAGGCGCAAAGCTGGAGCTCGAGTTGACGCGGCACAATGCTGCCGCATTCAGCTTGCCAGCCCAGGCACTCACTGGCCTATCGCACAATCCCAATGTCGAGTATGTGGAACTAGATGCCAAACGTTATCCTATGTCACAGACAGTTCCTTATGGCATCCCGCTGGTGCAGGCCAATCAAGTCAGTGATGCCATGACTGGCGATATGAAAGTCTGCATTATTGATTCAGGCTACGATTTGGCGCATGAAGATCTCAGCGGCAATAGGGTTGATGGTGCTAATGATAGTGGCACAGGCAATTGGTTTACTGATGAAAATCATCATGGTACCCATGTCGCGGGAACTATCGCAGCGCTGAACAATGATGTCGGCGTTATCGGTGTTAACCCCAACGGCAACCTCAATCTGTTCATTGTTAAAGTATTTAATGCCGATGGCTGGGGCTATTCCTCCGGGCTGGTGGCCGCACTGGATACCTGTGAAGCCGCAGGGGCTAACATCATTAATATGAGTCTTGGTGGTAGTTTCAAGAGCCGCACAGAAGATGCGGCATTTGCCGCTGCGGAAACCGCAGGCATCCTCAGTATTGCCGCCGCCGGTAATGACGGCAATAGCCGTTACTCTTATCCAGCATCCTATAACGCTGTGGTATCTGTTGCAGCGGTGGATGCAAATAAGCAACACGCGGAGTTTTCGCAATACAACAGCCAGGTTGAACTCTCGGGCCCAGGTGTCGGGGTTTTATCGTCCGTCCCTATGGGCACCGCATTGGTGGCGGCAACGACAGTGGCAAATCAGGACTACTTGGCAATTGCAATGGAAGGCTCTCCAACTGGTAGCGCTTCCGGGACTTTAATGGATTGTGGCACGGGCGAGAGCCAGTGTAATGCGGCGGGCAAAGTATGTTTGATCCAGCGCGGTAATATCTCCTTTGCCGACAAAGTGCTGGCCTGTGAAAACGGTGGTGGGGTTGCTGCTATTATCTACAACAATACCGCGGGTATGTTGAATGGCACGCTTGGCACCACAGCCACGGCAATCCCTTCGATAGGGGTAACTGCTGCTGATGGTACAGCTATGCTGGCGGCGCAGGGAACTCTGGCGTCGGTCAGTATTGGGCCTGGCAATTATGCCTACTTTGATGGTACTTCCATGGCAACGCCTCATGTTGCCGGGGTGGCAGCGTTAGTATGGAGCCAGTTTCCACAGTGCACCAACACTCAGATCCGCGCGATACTGCAAGTTACCGCTGAAGATTTGGACACCGCGGGGCGTGATAATTACACCGGTTTCGGTTTAGTGCAGGCTAAGGCGGCGGTAGATTATTTGGCGCTACACGGTTGTGCTGTTAGTAACAGTGGTGGAAATAACGGTGGTGGCAGCACTTGTAAAGGGAAACGTTGTAAATAG
- a CDS encoding helix-turn-helix domain-containing protein → MHIGHAIRVLRIQRKLTQEQLALDADMATSSVSRIENGLRQPSQKLLIKLANALDTTPSSLYAACEKGIVQNVTDVDTWSNHDDVIAAPETQILLRLFHELSNDNRKLLLEQVRLLHHWQNGKI, encoded by the coding sequence ATGCATATAGGACACGCCATCAGAGTTTTGCGCATCCAACGCAAACTGACACAAGAACAGCTCGCACTGGATGCCGACATGGCAACCAGTAGTGTTTCTCGCATTGAAAATGGCTTACGCCAACCATCACAAAAGTTATTGATTAAACTGGCTAATGCGCTAGATACAACCCCGTCAAGCCTCTATGCGGCTTGTGAAAAAGGGATAGTACAGAACGTGACGGATGTAGATACTTGGTCAAACCATGATGATGTAATTGCGGCCCCAGAAACACAGATATTGCTGCGACTGTTCCACGAACTCTCCAACGACAATCGAAAACTACTGCTTGAGCAGGTTCGGTTATTACATCATTGGCAAAATGGTAAAATTTAA
- a CDS encoding methyl-accepting chemotaxis protein, translating into MASACWAAWQLLLNSNLLLQLLGGLLLLPVLALLYWLKTQVNFIDDAESKDNAASAEQQALHRIATDASRIAIGGAEVSHFVDGLQQNIQGSGEAASQIAVAANQLSATTVSLSEHAEAVLQQAEQSRQLSLEGRQYAVSGLDAIRTLSQDIDSAARKVEQLQQQADAIGKITEVIDGVAAQTNLLALNAAIEAARAGEAGRGFAVVADEVRTLAAKTADATQDIGRMLSQIRQDTEQTSSLMGTVVGRTAETVNAISALEQRFDGIAGGVQQSTQALAQIETALREYRDTTSEISEAIVRISDSLEETGHRSEQISQQAFEFSKTTEGIFLALNHWNIGTFEQQVLAEAQQAATACGQLLEQGLQQGTFTEQQLFSPQYQRIGEIEPAKYSTAFDSYTDQYFPAVQEPILSRHSQIIYAGAVDHNGYFPTHNQRFSKPLTGDSGKDTVNNRTKRLFNDATGIRCGRHTDPMLLQTYKRDTGEVMHDLSVPVFVNGRHWGGFRIGFRAN; encoded by the coding sequence GTGGCTTCTGCCTGTTGGGCGGCCTGGCAGTTATTGCTCAATAGTAATCTGCTGTTGCAATTGCTTGGTGGGCTGCTGCTGTTGCCGGTGCTTGCGCTGCTGTATTGGCTCAAGACCCAGGTGAATTTCATTGACGATGCAGAGAGTAAAGATAACGCTGCCAGCGCAGAACAACAGGCGTTACATCGCATTGCCACAGATGCCAGTCGTATCGCCATTGGCGGCGCTGAAGTCTCGCATTTTGTGGATGGCTTGCAACAGAATATTCAGGGAAGTGGCGAGGCCGCCAGTCAAATTGCGGTGGCCGCCAATCAATTATCGGCAACGACAGTCTCGCTCAGCGAGCATGCCGAGGCAGTATTGCAACAGGCCGAACAATCACGGCAACTGAGCCTCGAAGGCCGACAATATGCGGTGTCTGGTCTGGATGCCATTCGTACGCTGAGTCAGGATATCGACTCGGCGGCTCGAAAAGTGGAGCAATTACAACAACAGGCTGATGCCATTGGAAAAATTACCGAGGTGATAGACGGCGTTGCCGCTCAAACCAATCTGTTGGCGTTGAATGCGGCCATTGAGGCAGCGCGTGCCGGCGAGGCGGGGCGTGGGTTTGCGGTGGTCGCCGATGAAGTGCGTACACTGGCGGCTAAAACGGCGGATGCCACGCAGGATATTGGGCGGATGTTGAGTCAAATTCGCCAAGATACTGAGCAGACATCATCATTGATGGGCACAGTGGTAGGCCGCACCGCTGAAACCGTTAATGCTATCTCGGCGTTAGAACAACGTTTCGATGGTATTGCGGGTGGTGTACAACAATCGACTCAAGCGTTGGCGCAGATTGAGACCGCGCTGAGAGAATACCGCGACACTACCAGTGAAATCTCGGAAGCGATTGTCAGGATCAGTGACTCACTGGAGGAAACCGGACATCGCAGCGAGCAGATAAGCCAACAGGCCTTTGAGTTCTCCAAGACCACCGAAGGTATTTTCTTGGCGCTCAATCACTGGAATATAGGCACCTTTGAACAGCAGGTGTTGGCTGAGGCACAACAAGCCGCCACGGCTTGTGGTCAGTTATTGGAACAGGGATTACAACAGGGAACATTCACCGAACAGCAACTTTTTTCCCCTCAATATCAACGTATTGGTGAGATAGAACCGGCAAAATATTCCACGGCTTTCGACAGTTACACCGATCAGTATTTCCCAGCAGTACAGGAACCGATACTCAGTCGTCACTCGCAGATTATTTACGCGGGCGCAGTTGATCATAACGGTTATTTCCCAACGCATAACCAACGTTTTAGTAAACCTCTGACAGGCGATAGCGGTAAAGATACGGTGAATAACCGCACTAAGCGGTTGTTTAACGATGCTACCGGCATTCGCTGTGGTCGCCATACCGACCCTATGCTATTACAGACTTATAAACGGGATACTGGTGAAGTTATGCACGACTTGTCTGTCCCGGTGTTTGTTAACGGCCGGCACTGGGGCGGATTTCGCATCGGTTTTCGCGCGAATTAA
- a CDS encoding SDR family oxidoreductase, with protein MLAVTGATGQLGRLVIEALLKKVPAQQIVAAVRNPDKAKDLAAKGIQVRLADYNHPNTLVSAFANVDKLLLISSSEIGKRTEQHKAVIDAAKAAGVSLLAYTSLLHTDTSPLMLAEEHSATEAYIKQSGIPAVILRNGWYSENYTGSVAAALSHGAVFGCAKDGKLATASRADYAAAAAAVLTQPDQAGKVYELAGDNAFTLTQYAAYISAASGKKVEYKNLSQAEYIKLLEQVGLPAAVASMLGDSEAGAAQGALFDNSKQLSALIGRPTTPIAQSIKAVL; from the coding sequence ATGCTGGCAGTAACAGGCGCAACCGGACAACTTGGCAGATTAGTTATTGAAGCGTTATTGAAAAAGGTACCAGCACAGCAGATTGTGGCGGCGGTACGTAACCCAGATAAGGCAAAAGATTTAGCCGCAAAGGGCATCCAGGTAAGATTGGCGGATTACAACCACCCCAATACTCTGGTTAGCGCGTTTGCGAATGTTGATAAGTTATTGCTGATCTCCTCCAGCGAAATTGGCAAAAGAACTGAGCAGCATAAAGCCGTCATTGATGCGGCTAAAGCGGCCGGTGTTAGCTTGTTGGCCTATACCAGTCTGTTACACACAGATACTTCGCCTTTGATGTTGGCCGAAGAACACAGCGCCACTGAAGCATATATCAAGCAGAGTGGTATTCCCGCAGTGATTTTGCGCAACGGCTGGTACAGCGAAAACTATACCGGTAGTGTGGCTGCCGCCCTGAGTCACGGTGCTGTATTTGGTTGTGCTAAAGATGGCAAGTTGGCAACCGCGAGCCGGGCAGATTATGCCGCCGCCGCTGCTGCGGTATTAACGCAGCCAGATCAAGCTGGCAAAGTGTATGAACTGGCAGGAGATAATGCTTTTACCCTGACTCAGTATGCCGCTTATATCAGCGCAGCTAGTGGTAAAAAAGTGGAATATAAAAATCTGTCGCAGGCAGAATATATTAAGCTGCTAGAACAGGTTGGTTTGCCAGCAGCCGTTGCTTCAATGCTGGGCGATTCTGAAGCGGGTGCGGCACAAGGCGCTTTGTTTGACAATAGTAAGCAGTTGTCAGCACTGATTGGTCGCCCAACCACACCGATAGCGCAGAGCATTAAAGCTGTGCTCTAG
- a CDS encoding TetR/AcrR family transcriptional regulator, with translation MRNAEFDRQQVLRNAMYAFMGKGYSKTSMQDLTRATGLHPGSIYCAFENKRGLLLAAIDQYHEDRSQQLGTLFTSDIPFKQKIQHYLDGIVAECLSCDTSQACLLMKILTEVGQQDADVAAKVSAYLQQWQQALESAFANAIAAGEISATPGAKASAQFLVMAVYGLRTYAHTHPHEQQLRQLIAMLTQQLLV, from the coding sequence ATGAGAAACGCTGAATTTGATCGCCAACAGGTATTGCGTAACGCCATGTATGCTTTTATGGGCAAGGGTTACAGCAAAACCAGTATGCAAGATTTAACGCGCGCAACTGGCTTACACCCGGGTTCAATTTATTGTGCTTTTGAAAATAAGCGGGGATTGTTACTGGCCGCCATCGACCAATACCATGAAGATCGTAGCCAACAGTTAGGAACGCTATTTACCTCTGATATTCCATTCAAACAAAAAATACAGCATTACCTAGATGGCATTGTTGCAGAATGCCTCAGTTGTGATACCTCACAAGCCTGCCTGCTGATGAAGATATTAACCGAGGTTGGCCAACAGGATGCCGATGTTGCGGCTAAAGTATCGGCATATTTGCAACAATGGCAACAAGCGCTGGAAAGCGCATTTGCCAATGCCATTGCCGCCGGAGAAATTTCGGCAACACCAGGAGCCAAGGCGTCAGCGCAGTTTTTGGTGATGGCCGTTTATGGTCTACGCACCTACGCCCATACGCATCCTCACGAGCAGCAATTGCGCCAACTGATCGCCATGTTGACCCAGCAATTACTTGTTTGA